The Candidatus Paracaedibacteraceae bacterium genome has a segment encoding these proteins:
- the rpsB gene encoding 30S ribosomal protein S2 — MPTFTMRQLLEAGIHYGHHTRRWNPKMAPFIFGVRNNIHIMDLEQTVNLLHRALEAVRNTVAAGGRVLFVGTKPQASQKVKEAASKCGQYYINHRWLGGTLTNWKTVNQSIKRMKDQEERLNTGMSGLTKKEQLDLQREYTKLELALGGIRDMGGLPDLLFVIDTNKEAIAIQEANRLGIPVVGILDSNSDPAGVTFPVPGNDDAQRAIHLYCDLVAGAVLDGLQAEMTNAGFDIGASTDLPEELLAEEAAAAE, encoded by the coding sequence TTGCCAACATTTACTATGCGCCAGCTTTTGGAAGCTGGTATTCACTACGGACACCATACACGTCGCTGGAACCCAAAGATGGCTCCATTTATTTTTGGTGTTCGCAACAACATTCATATTATGGACTTGGAACAAACAGTTAACTTGTTGCACCGTGCACTCGAAGCTGTTCGTAACACAGTTGCTGCTGGCGGCCGCGTTCTTTTCGTTGGAACAAAACCTCAGGCATCTCAAAAAGTTAAAGAAGCTGCATCCAAGTGTGGTCAGTACTACATCAATCACCGTTGGTTGGGTGGAACTTTGACAAACTGGAAAACAGTTAACCAATCCATTAAGCGCATGAAAGACCAAGAAGAACGCCTAAACACAGGCATGTCCGGTCTAACAAAGAAAGAACAGCTAGACCTACAACGTGAATACACCAAACTAGAATTGGCTTTGGGTGGTATCCGTGATATGGGTGGTCTTCCTGACCTATTGTTCGTGATCGATACAAACAAAGAAGCAATCGCAATTCAAGAAGCTAATCGCTTGGGCATTCCTGTTGTTGGTATCTTGGACAGCAACTCTGACCCAGCTGGTGTTACATTCCCAGTTCCAGGTAACGACGACGCACAACGCGCGATCCATCTGTACTGCGACCTAGTTGCCGGTGCGGTTTTGGATGGTCTACAAGCTGAAATGACAAACGCAGGTTTCGACATCGGTGCATCCACCGATCTTCCTGAAGAGTTGTTAGCTGAAGAAGCTGCTGCAGCTGAATAA
- a CDS encoding vitamin B12-dependent ribonucleotide reductase encodes MQVRRLYTTAGKSPYDGIQFTKTSSEIKNPDGSIVYRQENIDVPSSWSQVASDVLAQKYFRKAGVPDKLTAVKEDGVPSWLWRKEATKDAKFGPETTSTQVFDRLAGAWTYWGWKGGYFDTEADALAFYDETRYMLCTQMVAPNSPQWFNTGLHWAYGINGPAQGHYYVDHVTGELKKSENAYEHPQPHACFIQSIGDDLVGDGGIMDLWVREARLFKYGSGTGTNFSNLRGSGEPLSGGGRSSGLMSFLRIGDRSAGAIKSGGTTRRAAKMVIVDVDHPDVEEFVNWKVVEEQKVAALVTGSKNNKFHLNMIMEACTNEATPVENRFEASTNPALKGAIRAARSAMVPDNYIKRVVQMAKMGQRTIDIAIYDTDWDSEAYLTVSGQNSNNTVRLSNEFLNAVEKNKDWNLIRRTDGSVHKTLKAQDLWDKIGYAAWASADPGVQFDSTINEWHTCPESGRINGSNPCSEYMFLDDTACNLASLNLATFCPDKKFNVESYEHAITIWTIILEVSVMMAQFPSKEIAERSYVFRTLGLGYANIGGLLMSLGIPYDSKEARAIAGALAAIMTGVSYATSAKMAKEQGPFSGYAPNKESMLRVMRNHRRAALGESKGYEKLSILPVPLVAKDCPMPELIKASKEAWNNAVTLGEKYGYRNAQTTVIAPTGTIGLVMDCDTTGVEPDFALVKFKKLAGGGYFKIINRMVPRALTTLGYTAEQIDEISKYAVGHGTLEHAPVINFETLKAKGFTDEALSKLKEALKSAFDVKFAFNKFTFGEEFCRDVLKFTDEQLSDFSFDMLSALGFSKADIEAANLYCCGTMTLEGAPHLKDEHLPVFDCANPCGKIGKRFLSIDSHIEMMAAVQPFISGAISKTINMPNTATIDDCKESYIKSWKLCLKANALYRDGSKLSQPLNSALLDEEDVEEFSQKPSTAKAQIISQKVIEKVVEKVIHASQRRKLPSRRDGYTQKAAVGGHKIYLRTGNYEDGTLGEIFIDMHKEGAAFRSLMHSFAMSISIGLQYGVPLEEYVEAFTFTRFEPSGLVEGNDAIKMATSLLDYIFRELAVRYLGRYDLAHVKPEDLLPDTIGEADEYEQDLVEEKPLQVSENETVASSNLYVIKSELKATGTTGRSTVVSARAERSAQARLQGYEGDACGDCGNFTMVRNGTCLKCNTCGATSGCS; translated from the coding sequence ATGCAAGTACGTCGCCTGTATACAACAGCGGGAAAAAGTCCATATGATGGCATTCAGTTCACAAAAACAAGCAGTGAAATCAAAAATCCTGACGGATCAATTGTTTATCGTCAAGAAAACATTGATGTCCCCAGCAGCTGGTCACAAGTTGCCAGTGATGTATTGGCACAAAAATATTTTAGAAAAGCTGGCGTTCCAGACAAACTAACCGCTGTCAAGGAAGATGGCGTCCCCTCTTGGCTATGGCGCAAAGAAGCGACAAAAGACGCTAAATTTGGCCCCGAAACTACATCAACACAGGTATTTGACCGTCTTGCAGGTGCTTGGACTTACTGGGGCTGGAAAGGTGGCTACTTCGATACCGAAGCTGACGCCCTCGCCTTTTATGATGAAACACGGTATATGTTGTGCACTCAAATGGTTGCTCCGAACTCACCACAATGGTTCAATACAGGTCTGCACTGGGCATACGGAATTAATGGCCCGGCCCAAGGACACTATTATGTTGACCACGTAACAGGTGAACTGAAAAAATCTGAAAACGCTTATGAACACCCACAACCCCATGCTTGCTTTATTCAAAGCATTGGCGACGATTTGGTTGGCGATGGGGGTATTATGGATCTTTGGGTCCGTGAAGCTCGACTCTTTAAATATGGATCTGGTACAGGAACAAACTTCTCCAACTTGCGTGGTTCAGGTGAACCTCTATCCGGTGGCGGACGTTCCTCTGGCCTGATGAGCTTCCTTCGCATTGGTGATCGTTCAGCCGGCGCCATTAAATCAGGCGGGACAACACGTCGCGCTGCAAAAATGGTTATCGTTGACGTTGATCACCCCGATGTTGAGGAATTCGTCAACTGGAAAGTGGTTGAAGAACAAAAAGTTGCAGCCTTGGTCACAGGGTCCAAGAACAACAAGTTCCACCTTAATATGATCATGGAAGCATGCACAAATGAAGCAACCCCTGTGGAAAACCGCTTTGAAGCATCAACAAACCCTGCTTTAAAAGGTGCAATCCGTGCAGCCCGTTCCGCCATGGTTCCTGACAACTATATTAAACGCGTTGTCCAAATGGCCAAAATGGGACAGAGAACCATTGATATTGCCATTTATGATACAGACTGGGATTCCGAAGCATACCTCACCGTTTCAGGTCAAAACTCAAACAACACAGTTCGCCTGAGTAATGAATTTTTGAACGCCGTTGAAAAAAATAAAGACTGGAATCTGATTCGCCGCACAGATGGATCAGTCCACAAAACCTTAAAGGCTCAAGATTTATGGGATAAGATTGGATATGCGGCTTGGGCATCAGCTGACCCCGGGGTTCAGTTTGACTCAACCATCAATGAATGGCATACATGCCCTGAGAGCGGTCGCATTAACGGATCCAATCCATGTTCTGAATACATGTTCTTGGATGACACCGCTTGTAACTTAGCCTCATTGAACCTTGCAACATTCTGCCCTGACAAAAAGTTCAACGTGGAAAGCTATGAACACGCGATTACTATCTGGACCATTATTCTTGAGGTTTCCGTGATGATGGCTCAATTCCCGTCCAAAGAAATTGCAGAACGCTCTTATGTCTTCCGCACTCTTGGCCTTGGCTATGCCAACATTGGCGGTCTATTGATGTCACTGGGTATTCCGTATGACAGCAAAGAAGCCCGCGCCATTGCTGGTGCTCTTGCCGCGATCATGACAGGTGTATCTTATGCCACATCCGCAAAGATGGCTAAGGAACAAGGACCATTTTCTGGTTACGCGCCAAACAAAGAATCAATGCTTCGTGTTATGCGCAACCATCGTCGCGCTGCACTTGGTGAATCCAAAGGATATGAAAAGCTTTCCATTCTACCAGTGCCATTGGTTGCCAAAGACTGCCCAATGCCAGAGTTAATCAAAGCTTCAAAAGAAGCTTGGAACAATGCAGTAACACTCGGTGAAAAGTACGGATATCGTAACGCCCAGACAACTGTGATTGCTCCGACTGGGACAATTGGGTTGGTGATGGACTGCGATACCACAGGTGTTGAACCTGACTTTGCTCTTGTTAAGTTCAAAAAACTTGCGGGTGGTGGATACTTTAAAATCATCAACCGTATGGTACCACGAGCCCTAACAACATTAGGCTACACGGCTGAGCAAATCGACGAAATTTCCAAGTATGCCGTCGGCCATGGCACCCTTGAGCACGCACCGGTTATTAACTTCGAAACATTAAAAGCAAAAGGCTTTACAGACGAAGCTCTAAGTAAGCTCAAAGAAGCGCTAAAATCAGCCTTTGATGTCAAGTTTGCCTTTAACAAGTTTACATTTGGCGAAGAATTCTGCCGTGATGTCTTGAAGTTTACAGACGAACAGCTCAGCGATTTCAGCTTTGACATGTTGTCTGCCCTAGGCTTTAGCAAGGCTGACATCGAAGCCGCGAACCTATATTGCTGTGGAACCATGACTCTTGAGGGCGCCCCACACTTGAAGGATGAACACCTCCCTGTGTTTGATTGTGCAAATCCATGTGGTAAAATTGGTAAGCGCTTCTTGTCCATCGATAGTCATATCGAAATGATGGCCGCTGTACAGCCGTTCATTTCCGGCGCGATCTCTAAGACCATTAATATGCCAAACACAGCAACCATCGACGATTGTAAGGAATCTTACATTAAGTCATGGAAGCTTTGCTTAAAGGCGAACGCCTTATACCGTGATGGATCTAAGCTATCTCAACCGTTAAACTCTGCCCTTTTGGACGAAGAAGACGTTGAAGAATTCAGCCAAAAACCAAGCACAGCAAAAGCTCAAATCATTTCCCAAAAAGTGATCGAAAAGGTTGTTGAAAAGGTTATCCACGCATCCCAACGTCGAAAACTGCCGTCACGTCGCGATGGATACACCCAAAAAGCAGCCGTTGGCGGACACAAAATTTACCTACGTACCGGAAATTATGAAGATGGTACCTTGGGTGAAATTTTCATCGATATGCACAAAGAAGGTGCAGCATTCCGTTCCTTGATGCACAGCTTTGCCATGTCTATTTCCATTGGTCTGCAATACGGTGTACCTCTCGAAGAATATGTCGAAGCGTTTACCTTCACACGCTTTGAACCATCGGGTCTGGTCGAAGGAAATGACGCAATTAAAATGGCGACATCCCTTCTCGACTATATCTTCCGCGAGTTGGCCGTACGTTATTTGGGCCGTTATGACTTAGCTCACGTTAAGCCAGAAGATCTGTTACCGGATACTATTGGTGAGGCAGATGAATATGAACAAGATTTAGTTGAAGAAAAACCACTTCAGGTATCAGAAAATGAAACTGTCGCCTCAAGTAATCTTTATGTCATTAAATCAGAACTAAAAGCAACAGGCACAACAGGCCGATCAACCGTTGTCTCTGCCCGCGCCGAACGTTCAGCACAAGCACGACTCCAAGGATACGAAGGTGATGCCTGTGGTGACTGCGGTAACTTTACCATGGTTCGCAACGGCACTTGCCTCAAGTGCAATACCTGCGGTGCCACAAGCGGCTGTTCTTGA
- the greA gene encoding transcription elongation factor GreA translates to MEKKIPMTQNGYDRLQEELRNLKQNDRQDVIRAIAEAREHGDLSENAEYHAAKERQGFIEGRILELEDKISRAEIIDVTKLSGSDIKFGATVTLIDEDTEENHRYQIVGGDESDIKQGRISITSPLARALIGKTVDDMVEVTTPGGSKAYSVIKVEYI, encoded by the coding sequence ATGGAAAAAAAGATACCAATGACACAAAATGGTTATGATCGCTTGCAAGAAGAGCTTCGTAACCTTAAGCAAAATGATCGTCAAGATGTTATTCGTGCAATTGCCGAAGCTCGGGAGCATGGGGATTTATCTGAAAATGCTGAATATCATGCTGCGAAAGAACGCCAAGGATTTATCGAGGGGCGTATTCTTGAGTTGGAAGATAAGATCTCTCGTGCTGAAATTATCGATGTCACCAAATTATCGGGTAGCGACATTAAATTTGGTGCAACCGTTACGCTGATTGATGAAGATACCGAAGAAAATCATCGTTACCAAATCGTTGGTGGGGATGAGTCTGATATTAAGCAAGGACGTATTTCTATCACGTCACCGTTGGCTCGTGCCTTGATTGGTAAGACCGTGGACGACATGGTTGAAGTCACAACACCGGGTGGTAGTAAGGCTTATTCTGTCATCAAAGTCGAATACATCTAA
- a CDS encoding peroxiredoxin: MSLAVGNRLPNVTVKAIVDGQAQDLNLPEYLSGKKVVLFAVPGAFTGVCSKDHLPSYVNQYDVLKSNGIDAVICLAVNDIPVLTAWSDIHNAGKLVFISDWDAALTRTMGMDVDLSAFSLGIRSKRYAAVIENGIVTHLNIEDSPGTCSVSKADTILEGLL; the protein is encoded by the coding sequence ATGTCATTAGCAGTGGGAAATCGTTTACCTAACGTCACTGTCAAAGCGATTGTTGACGGACAGGCGCAAGATTTGAATTTACCAGAATATCTATCTGGTAAAAAGGTTGTCTTGTTTGCTGTTCCCGGGGCGTTTACAGGGGTTTGTTCTAAAGATCATCTTCCTTCTTATGTTAACCAGTATGACGTTCTTAAATCAAATGGTATTGACGCTGTTATCTGTCTGGCAGTGAACGATATTCCGGTTTTGACCGCATGGTCCGATATTCATAATGCGGGTAAACTTGTTTTTATCTCTGACTGGGATGCTGCTTTGACAAGAACCATGGGAATGGATGTTGATCTTTCAGCATTCTCTTTAGGTATTCGGTCAAAACGTTATGCTGCCGTCATAGAGAACGGCATTGTTACGCACCTTAATATCGAAGATTCCCCGGGAACCTGTTCAGTTTCAAAGGCTGATACGATCTTAGAAGGTTTGCTTTAG